The window ATGTAGTGGAATTGGTAGTAGTTATGCATTATTAATTTCATGCTGATTTGTAAGTAAAATGTAGGATTCGGGTCTTTTGGCAAGTACTCatgtaacaaaacacttaattcaGAATGATTCTCATTTAGAACACTTAAAAAATCCAGGGAAAATATACAGTTATCAAAGCACTTAATTACCAATTTACAAGTTACTTctttaatatattgaaataatcaACTATTTGTTGAACACATTTTAGATATCAAAGAGAAACAAATGCTTGTGTATTGAGGATAATTTGGTGTAGGGTAATTGAGGGTGATGCAAATGTTCAATGTTAATCAGTTATTTAAGTCATTCTAGGTTTGTTTACAGTTAACAACAGTGTGAATTCAATGTACATTTTTCTAAGGAAAGTGGATAAAATTTTATTCTACTTCTGTTCTTATAAACTTAACTACAAAAGAATGTTAGGACAATTACCTTGTCTGTGAGCATAATcatgaacttcaaaaacaattacaaatttacTACCACGGcaacataaaaaattattatacttacGTTTAATTTGCACTTGTGagatatttctctttaaaaaactttaataccCTGAAAAAAAATCACCATTAAAATGAGAACATTATATTTGCCAAAGTGCAAAAACAGAAAACTACACTAAAGAACATTACATGGGTCATGCTGTGTATACTTACTTATGCTGTGCAGAAGACTTAATGTTACTTAAAGGTGAGTGTAAGTTAAGTACATACAAATAGTTTCAGTATTCAGTCTATGAAAGAAGCTGATAGtttagtaataattaattataattacctATAATGCCAGTGAGGGCTAACATGTTTgtagtaaataatattatatacttgttattcttaaaaaacaattattttaaaaactaaacacaaaggccataaagtttaaaacaaaactcagTCCTTTCATGTGTGAAAATGATAAGTCACTACCAAAACATCTGGATCTGTCCTCTGATGGGTTATTGATAAGTTTATAGACTGACAGTTCTCAGTTACAGAGTTTAATTCCTTTCTATGGACAAAGCACAGAAtgtcctttatgtagctttgtgctaaaacagataaataaaaaaaaacaagtgtttgGGTtagaattttgtatattttaacatagTTTTTAGATAAAGTGTCCACTGTTATTGACCCCCCCGCCATGTGACACacttgcaatgctagaaaccaagtttcaatactcgtggtgggcagagcacagatagattattgtatagctttgtgcttaactacaaacaaaaccaTTGTTGTTAGTAAATGTTAACTAAACCTTTAGGATTTTATTGCAGATGCATAACATTTTTACCCAACAAAGTAAATGTGCTTTGCTATGTTTATCCTGAAAGTGTAAAgaactaaactaaaaatataaaaacatacccAACCATGGGTAAACTTTCTTAATGAGCAAAGAATAGTTATTTGTACAATACTACACTTTTTACCTTCCTTACCTTATACTTGGAAAATTCTGGAAGTATGGCAAATATTTTATCCACTTAATAATCTTAGTGGCTGactgaaaaaagaagaaaagtgtttgaagaattttgcttgttttttcttCTAGCAAACAAAGACACAGCAGCCTTTGGAGATCCAAGTCTGAGAACAACCTTAATTCTCCAGATCAGTCTTGTAGAACAAGAACAGAATTGAATTCTACCATGATGAAGTCCCCAGGAAACATTGATCTTACTATTAAGGTGCCTGGCATATCTTTTAGACCCAAATCTTGGTCTCCTAGTGACTCTTTGGCTCAAGAACTACTAACACTTGGCATAGGTAGTGTgattaaaaacttgtttgaatTCATAGCATGTATGCATAATAACTGGTATTTTTCAGACATAAATCCTTTTATTCTGTAGGGTATGATCTGTTTCATAGGTAAAACAAAAAGACCActtattcattaataataattttgcaaGTACTAGCACTGAGAATcttaattatgcttttttcaaGATCAAAAcgtttaggcctggcatgaccaggtggttaaggcgctcgattcataatctgagggtcacaagttatccctgtcacaccaaacatacttgcactttcagccgtggttgtgttatgatgtgatggtcaattccactgtttgttggtaaaagagtagcccaagagttggtagtgggtggtgataactagctgtcttccctctagtcttgcactactaaatttgggacagctagtgtagatagctctcatgtagcttcgtgcaaaattcaaaaaacaaacaaacaaaaagtttaagCTTGAGGCTTcataaatgattttattgaagttagagtaattgtttgtttaaccaattaaaaaacaaatttaagccTTAAAGGTAAAAACTTATAATACTTTATCCAGTTTCCAGtaataaacaagagggaatccccAATAGCCatgacacttgaaattattttaggtggaattatagttaattaatctatgagaccattttcttcttcttcttctttattagctatatttttgtgcaccagcaatatCAAGCATGGGACAGGCATATACacagtttgattttattactcatcaggatctctaccagtttagcctaaaattgaaatttttttaggCAGGATGAGTTAAATTATTGCATGAGACCTTAAGTGTGGTCAAGTACGTCAATAGAAAAGCTTTGATCTCCTAAATCCAAAtctataattagatctcaaagagctatgagctaaaagtttctacttgaaaaaaaaaattagctatTTTATGAGATACTGTGCTGGAGCTAAAAAAGgaaatacaaaatgaaatgtgGGCTGAATACAACTTCCAGATTTGTTGAGTATATGTTATATACATGAAAGGACTAGCACATTTATGATTAACTCAGCCTGAATCATTCTAGCAATGCTTGTGAATACATTTGCAGTCTGATGGTAATTCTAAGTAGGTTTTCTATGAAATTGGCTATTGAACTAAAGACACAATTTTTTGCATTTAGTGCTAGTCTGTTAAAATATCTACCAGTGACTTGCTGCTAATCTACTCTTTGTTATGGTAATTCTAAAATATACTGATTTTAACCATTCTAAGCAAACTGTTGTTTTcatgtgattttattattattcatggtttttattaaataattctacaaCTGGATATCAGTATCTCTGTTAATTCAATGTACTTGGTTACCTTTGTTCAATATTTAACTGTTGTTCTGGAAGCACTTTGTtaatttgttagatatttataatatgttattttttttagaaaatgaagAGGGCCATCAGACAAAGAGGATTAAACTTGGAATTAGACAAAGATCAGTCACTGATCCTTCTTGCTACCCTGACTTTGGTGTTTGCCATAATTATTGGCTGTTGGGAAATGGCAGTAGTGATTCATTTACAGTCCTCCAAGATACTCCAAGATCTTGTCTAGACAATATCCAAATGACCAAAGGGTTGTCCATCCAGCATCGGATTACTGAACTGGAATCTCAAATAACTTCTAATGAAATCCAGAAATCTTCCAAAGTGGACCTTACAAACAGGTCTGGACTGGTTCAGAATTTGGCCACTCAGTTTGAAACAGGCTCTGTGATGGAAACTGTACCTTGTATAGATGTAGATAATGTATTCAGTGGATCTGCTATACAGGTATCCAAGAGTCAGTCAAATGAATCTGTTCTCTTTCATGCCAAACCACCTATTCCGAGAATTCAACCAACATTTTCCAAATATGAGTTACCAAATTTGTCAAAAGATAATGGTCTAGTACGAGGAGGTGGGATCCGCGGAAAAAAGGTTGGAAGGCCCAGGTCTGTATCTGCCATTGAAGTCCATGAACAGTGTAAGGAACTATTCAGGGTGCCAGTTTCTCCCTATGATGGTGTTCTTAGGAAGCAAAAAGTAGGCTCCAAAAGTGAAGCTGCACTCTTTGTTGAGAATAATAAATCAGAAGCCAACCCTTCTGTTTCTACAGAAGCTAGTCATTCTAGTAAAGTAATAAACCAGCAGGAAAAAGTAGTGTTTCAACGTGAACGTAGTTCCTCTAATTCTAGCATTTCCCAGAACTCTCCTGCTGTTCCAAAGAAACTTTCCAAAGATGCTCTCTTTTTCAGACCAATTGAaccagcagcagcagcagaacTGTCAACTCCAAATAAATCTCTCTCAACAGAAACAAATAGTGCTGTGCCATACAAAAATAGGTTTTCCTATGAAAAAGAGAGTATTCCATGGACACCAGGCACAGTAAAGCGGACTAAGCAGCAGATTGAAGAAAAAAGGGCAAGCTTTTGTTGTGAAAACTATCTCATGTTTTCTAACTCTCATTCTACTCCTTCTACTCCACCAGAACTGGGTTCTGATTGTGAAGGTGGTCTGAGAAAAAATATACAGAGGTCTCGTAGCCTACGCTGTGATAAAAGGCCTCTTTCAGCTATGTTTCCAATTAAATGGTTTCCCCTTCCAGCTCTGGCAGCACATGGGCCAGCACCCCCTGTGTCTCATAGAAAAAGACATGACTGTTTGGACTTTGGGTTCAGTGAGGAGAGAACTGACATGTCACATAGTGCAAGCATGCCATCAATGGTTGAGGCTGTAAATAAAGTCCTTTGTGGAACTCAGGAAGTATTAAACAGTGCCATTCAATCAGCATCAAGTGAGTCTTCACGAAGTACTACACCAAAACTACAGCCTCGCCCTGAATCtgataatgttgttttttcatcTGATATAGGAGTAACAGCATTGTCACCTTCAACTGCTCTTGATACTTGTAAAGACAAGCCTACACAAGGAACAGTCAGGCTTCAAAGAGATCAGTTAGAAACTTTAAACCTTCAAAAGTCAGCTTCTAGGAAATGCAATTCTGGTGTAGTACAGGAAAAGGTTAAAACTAAAAGATCAAAAATCAAAGAATATGGTCAAATTCTAGTCCCTAATGATAATATCACTGAAATGGATGATGGTGGGAAAGGAGTGGTTCGAAAGTTAACTAAAGAATTAGAAGCCAAATCAGGACAGGATTTAAGTCAAAGAGTGGTAATTCTTGGTAAAGATGGAAAAGAGCAGATCTTTGAAAGCAGACCTTGGAGAAACAATTCTTCACCTTCATTATCAAACTTAGACACTTCTAATAGATCTACCTGTCAAGATACATTTAAAGATACCAAATCTGGACATGTTCAGAAATTTAGAGCTCTTTCAGATGTTTCACaagaaacagtttttgtttctggTCATTTAGCCTTTCAAATGGACCCAACTGATAAATCTGAAAGTATTTTCATGAATAATTCAAGTCCTAGCTTATCCAATCTTACACAAAGAAAATGTTTGGCAGCTTTAGCAACTAATGATAAAGAAAATTTACATGGAAGCACAGAGATAAGAAGAAAAGGTATAATTGGCCTCACTAATAATGGTATTCCCAAAGATGTGATATGCTGTCAAAGTCACAGACAACTCTTTCGTACACAATCTAATGAAAATATTAGTCACTCAGATCTACAGCACATTGGTCCTCATAGCTCTCAGAAAAAGTTTTCACTTCTATCTGAAGGAACTCTTATTAAGACAAAAAGGCTTCAAGGAAACAGTCAGTCTCTAAACTGGTTTAATCGCTTTAGTAAAACTGTGTgatcatttttttttccaataaggTGTATAAATTGTACAAACAGctgatgtatttttaacatagaaATTTGTTGCATGTTTGGTTGTGAGCAGCCACTTTCTCATTTGTCCTAGTTCATAACAGTAGCAATGATTCTGAATACCTCTTTCAAACTGAATTCATTGTATTGCACTCCTAAGAAAATTGTTTGTGCATTTCATAAAATTAGTGAGAAATTCACTTACACTGTCACTGCTGGAGTTTGTCATTTGCCATTTGTAGTTCACCTTTAGGTTTTTATTCCCTGCTGCTATGAATTCagcagtcatttccacataattgttaaaaacactgtttttattgaGATTTAATATAACTGATTATGATGACAATGTGTAAACTAGGTGTCATAAACTTTGTGGCTCCCTTTGTTGGGAATAACCAGTctatagtatatatttataaggTTGTAGTAGAGAAAATGCATACACTCTTCATTATCTGAGCATAGCATTTCAAACAGTGACTTGCAGGTTTtagcaaataaaaatgtaaatttactgaTACACCTGTCTAACTGGTTAGTTTGTGATATGAAGGATTTTGGTTAGTTTGTGATATGAAGGGTTTTGGATGTCCATCCTTggaataattttaacaatttatctAGGATTTTGATGGTTGTATATTTAATGGAAATGGCATGTTTTACACCTGTTGCTTGCAATTTACCAAACATTAAGCTAGCTTTATTATGTTCAGAAATACTGGATTAAATTGTTACAATGTCACCTTCCATGCAGAATCTGTGATGTAATTATTTGATTAGACCAAAAAGATAATTCTGGCTTCTTTCATTGGACTGTAGAATGCAGGACGTGTTACAATGACACCATATAAAAGGATATTTATTATCCTGATCCTAAGTGGGTACATTTCATACTCTACTGCCCTGTTTGGTTTGATATCATGTTAATTATCTAACACTACAAGGGTAGTTTAGGGTAAATATGATTTGTTATCCTAAGTATTTGGCATATGCAGCTAGAATTCTTAACTCTCAGATCCTTCCTCTAGGAATGATGATATGACTTGGTTTTGCTTAGTAGACTGTTTTAAGttaatcttttaaaattatagaactatatcAAGGATatcatttagtgttatattttcacaagagtagttttaaattattatgtgataaaaaaaaaaacttgttgtgtctgtttgttattcatttagtaataaaaaagaaaaaagaaaaatgttgtatGCAATAATTATTACAGTGAAGGGACAACAAATGTATTTAACTTTGCATAAATTTTAGACTGAAATGGCTAATGTAAATTTAGGTGGAATGTTACTGAATACTTTTTGTACAAAATCCACACCGTTGCCAACTGGGTTTACTTACGAGCCATTATAATGCATGTGTATCAAAAGTTAACATAACTTGTTACTCAGTATGGTAGTTTCTTCACTTACTGTAATATCTGCATAACGTACGAAGAAGTTAAAACATAACTAACGTATTGTTAGCAGGTGTTTCAGCTTTAGGATGCATTTAATGGTGCTTAAAAAAATTTGTTGTTCCCATTTGAATTTAAGTGATAACAGTTGGTACAGTAGCTTTTGCATCATATCAACCTTTCAAAGTATACCTTTGTTATTTGTCATTTGAATAATATGAAGATGAAATAGCAAAATTTGATGATTGTATCTACATACTGTACTGAGTCGATTGTATTGCACGTCATTTCTTTGTGGTGTGTACATATGAAATCAGCATTTATCTGCATCTTTAAAGTGAATATTGCCTGTTGCCTTATACATGTTTGGACATGATGTTCTAACCAACACCAGCATCTTGTATCTTATCAAATGTTTttggatgttgttgttgttttcaaaatgtttcttttccaTTTGTCGTTATTTCTAATCTTCTTTTTCTCGTGATAAACGTCATCTTTATTTAAACCACAAGTGACCCTTGTATGTGGCAAAATGTATTTGATATGATTTTAGGCACACTTGAGGGCAGTGTGGACGGAAAAATTATTTCATACACACGAACACTTTTTAATGAATTGCAATTTGTAAACTTTGTGAAAGAGAATACCATAAAGTATATTTGAATAGCCTAGCTGTTAAAAGTTTGTATTATGCCTTCAATAACAAGAATCATTGGGAATATccaatttacaaaatatagtCGTTCAGGAACATTAAATCTTATTTGGTATCCTTAATCAAAGTATTAATCCATACATGTGTGTGAGTGtgactgggtggtgatgactagctgccttccctctagtcttacactgctaaattagggacggctagcacagatagccctccagtagctttgtgcgaaattccaaaaaacaaacaaacaaacaatttaaccaCTAAAATTTTGATTAGCGTTTTTACAATTACCAAGCATGAATAATAGTTTCTAATGATACATATTTCAAAAATGGCAGTTACTTTAGAGATATACGAGTATTTATGTAACAGATTAATTCTTAGAAactcaataataatattaaaaacaaaagcagatcgatacatatttttaacatttcattatatatcTGGCGCTTTAAACTGGCAAACTTCATGGTGGTGGGCAATTCCAAACTCAAGGGTAGTTACAGCCATacgttttaagaattaaaaaaaggTTATgcagtgtgtgtatgtgaaatatATAGTGAAAATTGGATAGACgacaaatatatcaaaattaaataatagggTGAATAATCgcaaagttaatatatttattttaaagaacgATGACGTTTTGAGCTAGCATTCTCCGTCGGTGTCTTccaggtggttagtgcgctcgatttgtgaggtcgcgggttcgaatctctgtcaccaaacacgctcaacctTTCAGTCGAGGCTATATAATGGTcatccccactattcgtttgtgaaaaggtagtggtgggtggtgatgactttcttcttatttttcacaaataaatgatggacagctagcgcagatatccctggtATACTTTTgctccaaattaaaaaaaaaacaaaaaaacttggcGATTGTTTaccctatttttaaaatttgtctcATGTATGTGACCATTAAAAAAATAAGAGTTAACCTAAAAGCCTTAAAAACGTTTTCTCACCATTTGATAACACGTTTATTAACAAGTGTAGTGCAATGATACTTTCTTTTTCACATAAATGTTTCTCTTATACAAAGAATTGAAAAGGtttattgataaatttattactgaaataaaaccaTTGTTCTTATGAACTGCTTTTGCAGTAACATAAACAGTGTGATTGTGTAAGTTTGAACTTGCATGATATACATTTTCACCTATCaagtaagtttgttgtttttttcgcaccaaacatgctcgccctttcagccgtggggcgtaataatgtgacggtcaatcccactattctttagtgaaagagtagcacaagagttgatggtgggtagtgatgattaactgccttcccttctagtcttacactactaaattagtgttggctagcgcagataaccctcgtgtagttttgcgcgaaattcaaaaaacaagcaaacattactagtaaaagttaaaatgttcAGATTTCAAGGAAAGtggtattttaatttagtttttactttcCGTTTTGCGATTAACTGTTTTGAATCTTGTTTAACAAAATCTGATGGATTAATAAGTTCAGTAGCTGCAGCACAATCTACGAACCACGATTCAGTTGCTAAAAGCAATGGTATAGAGAAGCTCTTAGCATTTCAAACTGACCATGTAAATGCCACAGATTGTTTGCATCCATGCTATATTCATCTTTGTTTTTGCTGGTCTGACTCGACTTTGCTGCACGACCAGAAGTGCCCATGCTAGATGTAGCTTCTTTACTTGTTCTTTCTAGAATTTTCAAAGTGTTAAACATGATATCATTCCTCTGGCAGAATCTTCTGTTTtagcccggcatggttaggtggttaatgcgcttgactcgtaatctgagggtcgcgggttcgaattcccgttataCCAAATatacttgtcctttcagttgcgtgggcgttataacgtgctatcaatcccactacttattggtaaaagagtagtccaagagttggcggtgggaggtaatgactagctgccttccctcttgtcttacactgccaaagtagggacgactagtgcagatagttctcgagtagctttgcgcgaaattcaaaataaatcaaaccaatcttttatttttatggtttgaCATTACTGTGGCAGAAAGTTTTTTTAATTCCCACACAGTGTCCAGGATCTTACCATATGGTAATCCAGTCTTATCTGAATTTCTGTGTTATGAGCCCAAACACTGCATTACGACAGTTAATGTTTGCAGTTTCGTTATCCAAGTGGTATTATTCCTTTAAAGTTCACTgcccattttgaaaaaaaacatggcTCCTACCATACAAGCACTGGTGACGGTGTTTCACAATATCTACAACTTTGAACAGTTCTTTTtctgttatatattatttgtggCGAAGAGCTATGAGTGTATACATGATTACATGTTTTATTGTGTCTTTCAAACTTGATAACAGTGATTCCATCATTGCTGGTATTAGTATCCATTAGGAACACTGTTGTAGGGATATGCCAGAAATAGAGCATCCATAAAGAaatctttaattattataatgtacaGGGTTGCCTAATCCTGAATCCAGTCATTTCAAGCACTTACCTATCTGAAATGCTTCAAGAAATGGTACCGCTTATTTTGCCACTTCTTAAGATATCGTGGCTAAATTTGCTAAACTTCATTCACAGGGACTTCTGGTGATAACCTCTTCCTTGTGGGTTCTTTGACAATGCGTGGCTGAAATTCTACTGATATAATGAGCACATTGAGGTAAATAGTTGGAGCCTGGAATTGTTCTTGGAAACTTTTTGCACTTTTACACGACTACAGGTTTCACTGTAATGTATGGTCATCCTGGCAGGCTGAGTGCTCGCTGCCCTACTTGCTCGAAAAACAGGTCTGAATGGAGGAGCAGCAGGCTCAGTCCTCCTTAGGTGGTCATGAATAGAGTTGGTGGGAATAATCTATGAATCTCATCTACTTGATGTCAGACTCGCCAGGTACCATTCCATCTCGGTGACCCTCAGTTATCCATACTTTTCTTGCACTGAGATTAATTTGCTTGGGCAATGTTTGATCTACTGTTACGGGTACACCATCATCAGACTATCTTCCTGAATCTGTAGATGTAAGAAAGTCAATATCAGAGACTTTTTCAGCATCAGATTAGTGCCTCTCTCAAACAACCATCCTTTTCCAGCAGCAAACTATCATTGCTTGTCATAAGCCCTTCCACTTAGAAGAAATGTCATTCTTTCAGTTAGAAGCATTGCTTTAAGCTCTTGCATTCAACAGTTGAAGTAAGGCAATACCCACATTATGAGAAACAAACACCTTCCCATTAAAATCTTATGGTTGGGGAAACAAAACTTTTCCTGTCCTACCTACTATGTGGTATTCTCAGGTTAATATATTTCCTCACAGAATGCTGGGCGGGTCCATTATATAATGGGAAGATTGACAATATAAATTGCAAAGTAActcttcagtggcacagcagtatatctgtatACTTATACTATTATAAGCCGGATTTcgttacctgtggtgggcaaagcacagatagccaatgtgtagctttgtacttaactacaaacaaacggattacaaaatctaaatttaacTGTGTTTGTCGTTAAATAATATAGATACGGGACAGATGGGTAACGCAAAGTGACGAGCTTAATTTAGATTAAAGACAAAATATAGTGTTTATACTTGCATTGGTCACTGGATCGTTGTTTTCTACTGGATTGAAATGATTAATTAGCTTTTCCCTTAGGATATTTTCATTCGACCATTTTACTTAAATACCTTGTAGAAATATTCAAATCTTACACTTTTTAATTAATAGGAAACGTCAGATTTACCCATAGCTATTAGCGCTATCCACTTGACTTGTTGATCTCATTAACGCAGGTAATGCTGTAACTTTTAGGCATCatctagtttagcagtgaagGACACTGCTATAGTTGCAGCattacaacaatatttctctAAAACAGCAAATGAACAAAAGTacttataacaaaattaatagttTCTGGGCCATGtgtttatatgaaacatttatagACTTGgactaaataaaacttttgaagaattctactttaaaatgtaaatacagaaaatacatgATATGTTCGCATAACACACTTCCTCCAGGTTATAAGACTTATAACTTGTAGAAAATTCATTTACTTACATGAAAAGTCCTGATTCAATAACTCTAGAGATCAGAGTAGCACTCATCAAAAGAAAACACCACCCCACAATAATAGATATTGAGGttatgatacaaatatttttcccATATCTTTTTTTTGTATTCTCAGATTCATTAATTTCTTATCAGAGCAAAGTGGTCGAAGCCACAGGACGAAGAAAGGTTCACCTAAAACTGGATTACATGGCAGACGTCTGACTTTGACTAAACTTGACAAAAAAATCTGAGTTTGACTAAGCTTGTCACAAAAAAACGCATCTGGGCATAAGTTTAAACACAACTACAGGGTTCCTTTACAACACACTATAAAAGGTATCGTTAAAACGTGGGCAAAAGTTGCAGATGCATCTTTACTGGAGAGAAAGATGGATTCTTATATATGTTCGTTgatatatttaaatgaactaTAGAGTTCCACCAGATAGGTCTGATTAATAACCAGAGATTATATTAAGCTATTAATTACAAATTAGCGGTAAATTTCTTAATTAACTAATTTGGTGTTAAACACAATAAAGAGAATAGacacaaatgtaaaacaaaatgaaaaatcgtgttaaatgtgaaacaaaaacaatatctgTACTTGCATCAGACGGCCATTTCTAGCAGATGTTCACAAGTTGAAATCATTTACAAGACCCCTTGTAATCATCTACTAGAGTGACAAATCCAAAATATCAGATTCGAAGAAACTCGTATTTGTCCAGCGTAACATGAGTTAATATGCAATGTATCATTTTCAT of the Tachypleus tridentatus isolate NWPU-2018 chromosome 13, ASM421037v1, whole genome shotgun sequence genome contains:
- the LOC143239966 gene encoding uncharacterized protein LOC143239966 isoform X1; the protein is MALVTVQRSPSSQAQSRCGETSESEKGDETDEPDGTRDRKETAGKVLERSLSECYFVVKGAAVILPHDECLHLYHRSFSNGAGDLQKHLQAMLYLLCPDDTLKIAVKLESVHVGRTRYLVVVSCQGRNGSEESCLLGVDCHDSITIGLVLPIWADTDITLDGDGGFSLSTSGKKHIFKPVSVQAMWSALQTLHKASAKARDCNSYMCGGSHQWINYYEYRIKSDQSCLNEWNAMDDLESRRPPSPDSVISTPTEREETQKVIRAKLKEVMMSVDLEEVTSKYIRTRLEEEMNMNLNEYKWYLDQEMLTILGQMDAPTEIFEYLYLGSEWNASNLEELKDKGILHILNVTREIDNFFPGMFNYYNIRVYDDESTDLLPHWDNTYKYIRKAKEEGSKVLVHCKMGISRSASVVIAYAMKAYNWDLNKTMQFVKSKRSCIRPNSGFMKQLEVYQGMLNASKQRHSSLWRSKSENNLNSPDQSCRTRTELNSTMMKSPGNIDLTIKVPGISFRPKSWSPSDSLAQELLTLGIENEEGHQTKRIKLGIRQRSVTDPSCYPDFGVCHNYWLLGNGSSDSFTVLQDTPRSCLDNIQMTKGLSIQHRITELESQITSNEIQKSSKVDLTNRSGLVQNLATQFETGSVMETVPCIDVDNVFSGSAIQVSKSQSNESVLFHAKPPIPRIQPTFSKYELPNLSKDNGLVRGGGIRGKKVGRPRSVSAIEVHEQCKELFRVPVSPYDGVLRKQKVGSKSEAALFVENNKSEANPSVSTEASHSSKVINQQEKVVFQRERSSSNSSISQNSPAVPKKLSKDALFFRPIEPAAAAELSTPNKSLSTETNSAVPYKNRFSYEKESIPWTPGTVKRTKQQIEEKRASFCCENYLMFSNSHSTPSTPPELGSDCEGGLRKNIQRSRSLRCDKRPLSAMFPIKWFPLPALAAHGPAPPVSHRKRHDCLDFGFSEERTDMSHSASMPSMVEAVNKVLCGTQEVLNSAIQSASSESSRSTTPKLQPRPESDNVVFSSDIGVTALSPSTALDTCKDKPTQGTVRLQRDQLETLNLQKSASRKCNSGVVQEKVKTKRSKIKEYGQILVPNDNITEMDDGGKGVVRKLTKELEAKSGQDLSQRVVILGKDGKEQIFESRPWRNNSSPSLSNLDTSNRSTCQDTFKDTKSGHVQKFRALSDVSQETVFVSGHLAFQMDPTDKSESIFMNNSSPSLSNLTQRKCLAALATNDKENLHGSTEIRRKGIIGLTNNGIPKDVICCQSHRQLFRTQSNENISHSDLQHIGPHSSQKKFSLLSEGTLIKTKRLQGNSQSLNWFNRFSKTV
- the LOC143239966 gene encoding uncharacterized protein LOC143239966 isoform X2 encodes the protein MALVTVQRSPSSQAQSRCGETSESEKGDETDEPDGTRDRKETAGKVLERSLSECYFVVKGAAVILPHDECLHLYHRSFSNGAGDLQKHLQAMLYLLCPDDTLKIAVKLESVHVGRTRYLVVVSCQGRNGSEESCLLGVDCHDSITIGLVLPIWADTDITLDGDGGFSLSTSGKKHIFKPVSVQAMWSALQTLHKASAKARDCNSYMCGGSHQWINYYEYRIKSDQSCLNEWNAMDDLESRRPPSPDSVISTPTEREETQKVIRAKLKEVMMSVDLEEVTSKYIRTRLEEEMNMNLNEYKWYLDQEMLTILGQMDAPTEIFEYLYLGSEWNASNLEELKDKGILHILNVTREIDNFFPGMFNYYNIRVYDDESTDLLPHWDNTYKYIRKANKQRHSSLWRSKSENNLNSPDQSCRTRTELNSTMMKSPGNIDLTIKVPGISFRPKSWSPSDSLAQELLTLGIENEEGHQTKRIKLGIRQRSVTDPSCYPDFGVCHNYWLLGNGSSDSFTVLQDTPRSCLDNIQMTKGLSIQHRITELESQITSNEIQKSSKVDLTNRSGLVQNLATQFETGSVMETVPCIDVDNVFSGSAIQVSKSQSNESVLFHAKPPIPRIQPTFSKYELPNLSKDNGLVRGGGIRGKKVGRPRSVSAIEVHEQCKELFRVPVSPYDGVLRKQKVGSKSEAALFVENNKSEANPSVSTEASHSSKVINQQEKVVFQRERSSSNSSISQNSPAVPKKLSKDALFFRPIEPAAAAELSTPNKSLSTETNSAVPYKNRFSYEKESIPWTPGTVKRTKQQIEEKRASFCCENYLMFSNSHSTPSTPPELGSDCEGGLRKNIQRSRSLRCDKRPLSAMFPIKWFPLPALAAHGPAPPVSHRKRHDCLDFGFSEERTDMSHSASMPSMVEAVNKVLCGTQEVLNSAIQSASSESSRSTTPKLQPRPESDNVVFSSDIGVTALSPSTALDTCKDKPTQGTVRLQRDQLETLNLQKSASRKCNSGVVQEKVKTKRSKIKEYGQILVPNDNITEMDDGGKGVVRKLTKELEAKSGQDLSQRVVILGKDGKEQIFESRPWRNNSSPSLSNLDTSNRSTCQDTFKDTKSGHVQKFRALSDVSQETVFVSGHLAFQMDPTDKSESIFMNNSSPSLSNLTQRKCLAALATNDKENLHGSTEIRRKGIIGLTNNGIPKDVICCQSHRQLFRTQSNENISHSDLQHIGPHSSQKKFSLLSEGTLIKTKRLQGNSQSLNWFNRFSKTV